The proteins below are encoded in one region of Silene latifolia isolate original U9 population chromosome 2, ASM4854445v1, whole genome shotgun sequence:
- the LOC141632901 gene encoding secreted RxLR effector protein 161-like codes for MKNISYASAVGSIMYAQVCNRPGIAYAGEVLGRYQSNPCLDHWKAANKVLGYLQGTKNYMLMAVSWRSMKQTLTTTSTIEAEFLSCFEATSHGVWLKNFISALRVINSICRPLRMYCDNLGAVCMAKNNKSGSRSKHIDIKYLAIKERVQKKKVIIEHISTELMIADPLTKGMSIKTFKDHVVRMRLGSIM; via the exons atgaagaaTATTTCATATGCTTCAGCTGTTGGTAGCATTATGTATGCTCAGGTCTGTAATAGACCTGGCATTGCATATGCGGGTGAAGTGTTAGGAAGATATCAAAGTAACCCATGTCTTGATCACTGGAAGGCTGCAAATAAAGTGTTGGGATACCTTCAAGGTACCAAGAATTACATGCTTAT GGCTGTGTCATGGAGGAGTATGAAGCAAACCTTGACGACTACTTCTACTATCGAGGCTGAGTTCCTATCTTGTTTTGAGGCTACCTCACATGGTGTCTGGTTAAAAAATTTCATATCTGCGCTCAGAGTTATTAACTCTATTTGTAGGCCGCTAAGAATGTATTGTGATAATTTAGGAGCTGTGTGTATGGCTAAGAATaataaaagtggaagtcgtagtaaacacatcgacataaagTATCTAGCCATAAAAGAGCGTGTTCAAAAAAAGAAAGTGATCATTGAACACATAAGTACAGAGTTGATGATTGCAGATCCCTTGACTAAAGGCATGTCAATTAAGACTTTCAAGGATCATGTAGTGAGAATGAGACTTGGTTCCATTATGTAG
- the LOC141628053 gene encoding cytochrome b5-like encodes MTDSSSKLFTLVEVSSHNSRGDCWIIIHSKVYDVTKFLEEHPGGEDVLLASTGKVATKDFEDIGHTDNAKALMNKYYLGDIDEATVPAKEINIPPKQPKYNQDRISTALIRLFRFLLHLFVLALALASAVRSYS; translated from the exons ATGACTGATTCTTCTTCGAAACTGTTTACACTAGTAGAGGTTTCGAGCCACAACTCTCGCGGAGACTGTTGGATCATTATCCATTCCAAG GTTTACGATGTGACGAAATTCTTGGAAGAGCATCCAGGTGGTGAAGATGTCTTGCTAGCATCTACAG GAAAGGTCGCGACTAAAGACTTTGAGGATATCGGTCACACTGACAACGCGAAAGCTTTGATGAACAAGTACTACTTGGGAGACATAGACGAAGCCACCGTCCCTGCCAAGGAGATAAACATTCCGCCCAAACAACCCAAATACAATCAGGATAGGATCTCAACCGCTCTGATCAGACTGTTCCGGTTCCTGTTACATTTGTTtgttttggctttggctttggcttcTGCTGTTCGTTCGTACAGCTAA
- the LOC141642142 gene encoding cyclin-dependent kinase inhibitor 4-like isoform X2, whose amino-acid sequence MGKYMKKSKSNNNPEIPLNLIDIPTPLGVRTRAKTLALQTQKSPSSNTVSSSSFGYLQLRNRRLLRLKPPRSRKSSICRTPNSIGNPNLPQSVKDNVNRNHGDEFDIACFGENVLDSDYKERSTRESTPSNMIRDPDAINTPGSTTRPTCSAQAVRRSRNSTQRSIPTSHEMEEFFANAEEQQQKEFVQKYNFDPTNDKPLPGRYEWLKLKP is encoded by the exons ATGGGGAAATACAtgaagaaatcaaaatcaaacaatAACCCAGAAATACCCCTTAATTTAATCGACATTCCTACCCCTCTTGGTGTCCGAACTCGAGCGAAAACCCTAGCTCTTCAAACCCAGAAATCGCCATCTTCGAATACTGTTAGTTCGTCTTCTTTTGGGTATTTACAGCTCAGAAATCGCCGTTTGTTACGACTCAAGCCGCCGAGATCGAGGAAATCGAGTATTTGTCGAACCCCCAATTCgattggaaaccctaatttgc CTCAGTCCGTCAAAGATAATGTTAATCGTAACCATGGTGATGAATTTGATATTGCTTGTTTCGGCGAAAATGTCTTGGATTCTGACTATAAAGAAAG AAGCACCAGGGAGAGTACTCCCAGCAATATGATACGAGATCCGGATGCAATCAACACACCTGGTTCTACTACTCGGCCTACCTGCTCAGCTCAGGCTGTACGTCGATCGCGAAACTCAACACAAAGGAGCATACCCACATCACATGAAATGGAGGAGTTTTTTGCTAATGCTGAAGAACAGCAGCAAAAAGAATTTGTTCAGAA GTACAACTTTGATCCAACTAATGATAAGCCCCTACCTGGACGCTACGAATGGCTAAAGCTGAAGCCCTAG
- the LOC141642142 gene encoding cyclin-dependent kinase inhibitor 4-like isoform X1: MGKYMKKSKSNNNPEIPLNLIDIPTPLGVRTRAKTLALQTQKSPSSNTVSSSSFGYLQLRNRRLLRLKPPRSRKSSICRTPNSIGNPNLRNSSNSPNSRVRVRVGVDSPNSDEKLASFSAQSVKDNVNRNHGDEFDIACFGENVLDSDYKERSTRESTPSNMIRDPDAINTPGSTTRPTCSAQAVRRSRNSTQRSIPTSHEMEEFFANAEEQQQKEFVQKYNFDPTNDKPLPGRYEWLKLKP, encoded by the exons ATGGGGAAATACAtgaagaaatcaaaatcaaacaatAACCCAGAAATACCCCTTAATTTAATCGACATTCCTACCCCTCTTGGTGTCCGAACTCGAGCGAAAACCCTAGCTCTTCAAACCCAGAAATCGCCATCTTCGAATACTGTTAGTTCGTCTTCTTTTGGGTATTTACAGCTCAGAAATCGCCGTTTGTTACGACTCAAGCCGCCGAGATCGAGGAAATCGAGTATTTGTCGAACCCCCAATTCgattggaaaccctaatttgcgtAATTCTTCTAATAGCCCTAattctagggttagggttagggttggtGTTGATTCGCCTAATTCTGATGAGAAATTGGCTTCTTTTTCAGCTCAGTCCGTCAAAGATAATGTTAATCGTAACCATGGTGATGAATTTGATATTGCTTGTTTCGGCGAAAATGTCTTGGATTCTGACTATAAAGAAAG AAGCACCAGGGAGAGTACTCCCAGCAATATGATACGAGATCCGGATGCAATCAACACACCTGGTTCTACTACTCGGCCTACCTGCTCAGCTCAGGCTGTACGTCGATCGCGAAACTCAACACAAAGGAGCATACCCACATCACATGAAATGGAGGAGTTTTTTGCTAATGCTGAAGAACAGCAGCAAAAAGAATTTGTTCAGAA GTACAACTTTGATCCAACTAATGATAAGCCCCTACCTGGACGCTACGAATGGCTAAAGCTGAAGCCCTAG
- the LOC141632907 gene encoding uncharacterized protein LOC141632907, whose protein sequence is MPENETSSNTNYDYYDDPLFLSQSDQPNASLTTFPFDGHDFMGWKREVLMSLAAKNKFGFIDGSVLKPPVTDKRHNQWIRCDFMVMRWVSNSLEKPLKESLKYVRSSKELWSELLERYGQANALEIYQLTKELGAVVQDNLSLVEYYGKLKNLWETLDCLDPCLFVPVAR, encoded by the coding sequence ATGCCTGAAAACGAGACTTCATCAAACACAAATTACGATTACTATGATGACCCACTCTTCCTATCTCAGTCTGATCAACCAAATGCATCTCTCACTACTTTTCCTTTTGATGGTCATGATTTTATGGGATGGAAAAGGGAGGTGCTTATGAGTTTGGCTGCAAAAAATAAATTTGGTTTTATAGATGGGTCTGTGCTAAAGCCTCCTGTAACAGATAAAAGACACAATCAATGGATAAGGTGTGATTTTATGGTTATGCGTTGGGTGTCTAATTCTTTAGAGAAGCCATTAAAGGAGAGCTTGAAGTATGTTCGATCTTCTAAAGAACTATGGTCAGAATTGTTAGAGAGGTATGGTCAGGCAAACGCACTTGAGATCTATCAGTTAACTAAGGAACTGGGTGCTGTAGTACAGGACAACTTGTCTCTAGTTGAGTATTATGGTAAGCTCAAGAATTTGTGGGAAACTTTGGATTGTTTGGATCCATGCCTGTTTGTTCCTGTGGCAAGATAG